In Phaseolus vulgaris cultivar G19833 chromosome 10, P. vulgaris v2.0, whole genome shotgun sequence, a single genomic region encodes these proteins:
- the LOC137818054 gene encoding uncharacterized protein yields the protein MVSVPVALHSQVTSVPVFNGLNFSEWSEKVQFHLGVLDLDLAIRIEKPAAITDDSSNEEKAHYRAWEKSNRLNLMFMRMSIANNIKSALPETENAKEFMKSMEERSQTTDKSLVETLMST from the exons atgg TATCTGTTCCTGTAGCCTTACATTCGCAAGTTACGTCTGTTCCAGTCTTTAATGGTCTAAATTtttctgaatggagtgaaaaaGTCCAATTTCACTTAGGTGTATTGGATCTTGATTTGGCCATTCGAATCGAGAAACCTGCTGCTATTACTGATGATAGTAGCAATGAGGAGAAAGCTCATTATAGGGCTTGGGAAAAGTCAAACAGACTTAACCTAATGTTTATGCGGATGAGCATAGCAAACAATATTAAGTCTGCTCTTCCCGAAACTGAGAATGCAAAAGAATTCATGAAGTCTATGGAAGAGCGCTCACAAACAACTGATAAGTCTCTTGTTGAGACATTAATGAGTACATAA
- the LOC137819499 gene encoding NDR1/HIN1-like protein 12 codes for MAEMQIHHQEDHNRIPNNPNPNPNSNPNHNPTHYTHYRFPGKVPHHQVHNMDKATPSRFKPNAPKREHCICITVFVLLLGIILLILWLAYHPSKPRFTVASAAVYGLNATTPPFMSISMQFNIVIRNPNKRVSISFDRLSAYVSYRNQPITPHVMLPPLFLEKHSAVSLSPEIGGVPVPVSVELTNGLVMDETYGVVAVKLVLYGRLRWKAGDINSAHYGLYVKCDVLMGLRKGFVGQVPLLGSPVCDVNT; via the coding sequence ATGGCAGAAATGCAGATACACCATCAAGAAGACCATAACCGTATCCCTAATAAtcctaaccctaaccctaactcTAACCCCAATCATAACCCTACTCATTACACACACTACCGTTTCCCTGGCAAAGTTCCCCACCATCAAGTCCACAACATGGACAAAGCTACACCTTCTCGCTTCAAACCCAATGCACCCAAACGTGAACACTGCATTTGCATCACCGTTTTCGTCCTCTTACTTGGCATCATACTCCTCATCCTGTGGCTCGCCTACCACCCTTCCAAGCCACGTTTCACGGTGGCCAGCGCCGCTGTCTACGGCCTCAACGCCACAACGCCGCCATTCATGTCCATCTCCATGCAATTCAACATCGTCATAAGGAACCCTAACAAGCGTGTCTCCATTTCCTTTGACAGGCTCTCAGCCTACGTTTCCTACCGAAACCAACCCATCACGCCGCATGTCATGCTTCCCCCGCTCTTCCTGGAGAAACACAGCGCCGTGTCGCTGTCGCCGGAGATCGGAGGCGTGCCGGTGCCCGTGTCGGTGGAGCTCACGAATGGACTGGTCATGGACGAGACTTATGGGGTGGTGGCTGTGAAACTTGTGTTGTATGGAAGGTTGAGGTGGAAAGCTGGTGACATAAACTCAGCACATTATGGATTGTACGTGAAGTGTGATGTGTTGATGGGTCTGAGAAAAGGTTTTGTGGGTCAGGTTCCTCTCCTTGGATCTCCCGTTTGCGACGTCAATACATGA